The Naumovozyma dairenensis CBS 421 chromosome 1, complete genome genome includes a region encoding these proteins:
- the ALE2 gene encoding Ale2p (similar to Saccharomyces cerevisiae YPR114W; ancestral locus Anc_3.437), giving the protein MPSKMAHCLDYVINALLELPQPSFFRTHINPYLARTNLLTTDILDNLHSIVFISIFYHIVYLIGKYIIFPPFVSLKLKWDQQDQEKQEAIAGKKNDNKTPHHHHHHKKRYNALVIQSSIHLISLLQSIVVLYLSFDFLLCPERSSEPYQTSESRIFGSNRETQVICIYAIGYFLWDTIISLFYSSTAFVLHGIISTVVFTIGLKPYIQYYAPVFLMFELSNPFLNFRWFGIKLFPSNSKIGDTFLLINNLILMIMFFFARIAWGWFQIGKLIYDYYQVRNDPSFLFWDSAIIVSGNFVLDILNVIWFSTMVSVAFKVLKQGSKAAKSN; this is encoded by the coding sequence ATGCCAAGCAAAATGGCCCATTGTCTTGATTACGTCATCAATGCCTTGTTGGAACTACCACAACCTTCATTCTTCAGGACTCATATTAATCCATATCTGGCTAGAACAAATCTTTTGACAACTGATATCTTGGATAACTTACATTCCATtgtatttatttctattttctaTCATATTGTCTATTTAATTGGgaaatatatcatttttcCACCATTTGTCTCTCTAAAGTTGAAATGGGATCAACAAGACcaagaaaaacaagaagCTATCGCAGGAAAGAAGAACGATAATAAGACacctcatcatcatcaccatcataAGAAAAGATACAATGCTTTAGTTATTCAAAGTTCCATCCATTTAATCTCACTTTTGCAAAGTATTGTGGTTCTTTACTTATCATTCGATTTCCTATTGTGCCCTGAAAGATCAAGCGAACCATACCAAACCTCAGAATCCCGTATCTTTGGATCTAATCGTGAAACCCAAGTTATCTGTATCTATGCCATTGGTTATTTTCTTTGGGATACtatcatttcattattttattcatcGACAGCATTTGTCTTGCATGGAATCATTTCCACTGTTGTTTTCACCATTGGTTTGAAACCATACATTCAATATTATGCTCCAGTATTTTTGATGTTCGAATTGTCTAACCCATTCTTAAATTTCAGATGGTTTGGTATCAAATTATTCCCATCTAATAGTAAAATTGGTGATACTTTCTTATTGATCAATAActtgattttgatgattATGTTCTTTTTCGCAAGAATTGCATGGGGTTGGTTCCAGATTGGAAAATTAATTTATGACTATTATCAAGTACGTAACGACCCAAGTTTCTTATTCTGGGATAGTGCCATTATTGTTAGTGGTAACTTTGTCTTAGACATTTTGAACGTTATCTGGTTTTCTACAATGGTTTCTGTTGCGTTCAAAGTTTTGAAACAAGGAAGCAAGGCTGCCAAGTCTAATTAG
- the RGC1 gene encoding Rgc1p (similar to Saccharomyces cerevisiae ASK10 (YGR097W) and YPR115W; ancestral locus Anc_3.438) produces the protein MSDYFSLQPFAFNNNNISLHDANSPGCYSPASKNELYHSPTTRQTPRNDLEKQLNQVAFKTGNEKVFEEDITSPFYVDVPIPNQEKPSSRKGSAVGLENETKDYFGDSLQDETHFVREYPTDILIDRFHKCKKIMKSLILYLKEVAFAQEQISRINIQLKGSIKFPFLTDLEEGSNKLVDPLLLTSPIKKPQPVPLVQQRKEINISTIPSPAEDNSIPFANVANAEETSASSGFLKFGSGSIQDIQVILKKYHLSLAAQQLKVSNDITTTLVPELSELRKELNIKLKDIKGLHGDFKTNMNDMLAKTKSLLNRYNTVVEIMNSKERGHETSKVNKNTKFEPKYDPYLLKLQLDIQLRKQLAEENYLKEAFINLQSSGMKLEKIIYSKIQSVLQRYSSLIDSEARLMIHNLRQELQKSILSRPPEVEWDHFVSHHPTCLLDWKSNDPIPKKRDISDIVYPNMKSPLAKCIKIGFLYYLMEAKENYEKAYFILTSNYLHKFNRDDFFGKNDDSHDEVQKSCIAGFVPIFSISLNDSKVTELTDTCFQISGKLTIPKLGSFTGRVEEGLHSSPENNCDGPKKSSSKSTFKRLLKNTNESKEDPSKDEQNKKSSEIKVLNITFKINESDHLTEDEIKELSKWHREIKALASFDSTSARSQYIQARLNKMHYRSKARTIQKSPSMDGKEVLDDELFDATNNPSNSTYTFPGRNTPRYIELPGQPIPLLSDQKFSPLSKVNTPAIDDDGNLITVSGHKYSANRQLCLPSSHTLPTTPASQRSLNTGYFESSPKFADKSITNANTNSMEDGHASTKYLAHRRNTSLTQSILSTDSQFTKEDLTRFSIKENPNANYFKEINNMDKSDFAEDGLRRADLITEHNLNRTGTDEWKNNINNNISKVVLNDKFQRNCPDISGSSGDGPILTEESNQDQGIQNIGFKKVYSTGSAGDSYLNKNEINPNSHGMRTHPILKHKKGLSLNALNGIVLPKQLNRTMSNPVTKQQESKQCNSIKLNQSIYF, from the coding sequence atgTCGGACTATTTCAGCCTTCAGCCGTTTGCTtttaataacaacaatatttcTTTACACGATGCAAACAGCCCAGGATGCTATTCCCCTGCAagtaaaaatgaattatacCATTCACCCACAACACGGCAAACGCCGAGaaatgatttagaaaaaCAACTCAATCAAGTAGCCTTCAAAACTGGAAATGAGAAAGTCTTTGAAGAAGACATTACATCACCGTTCTATGTAGATGTTCCTATCccaaatcaagaaaaacCATCCAGTAGAAAAGGATCTGCAGTTGGCttagaaaatgaaactaAAGATTACTTTGGCGATTCACTTCAAGACGAAACCCATTTTGTGAGAGAATATCCAACGGATATACTAATAGACAGATTTCATAAGTgcaagaaaataatgaaaagtTTGATTCTCTACTTGAAAGAAGTAGCCTTTGCTCAAGAGCAAATTTCCAGAATCAACATTCAATTAAAAGGCTCAATTAAATTCCCGTTCTTGACAGACTTAGAAGAAGGGTCTAACAAATTAGTTGATCCCCTATTGTTGACTTCTCCAATAAAGAAGCCCCAACCAGTACCTCTGGTCCAAcagagaaaagaaataaatataagTACAATACCGTCTCCTGCAGAAGACAATTCCATCCCTTTTGCAAATGTCGCTAATGCAGAGGAAACATCAGCTTCGTCAGggtttttgaaatttggaTCTGGTTCCATTCAGGATATTCAAGTCATACTGAAGAAATACCATTTATCTTTGGCTGCCCAACAATTAAAAGTTTCAAACGACATTACCACCACATTGGTCCCTGAGTTGTCTGAATTAAGAAAAGAACTCaatattaaattgaaagacATTAAGGGTTTGCATGGCGATTTCAAAACAAATATGAACGACATGTTAGCCAAAACAAAATCTCTGTTAAATAGGTATAACACCGTAGttgaaataatgaattcaaaagaaaGAGGTCACGAAACATCAAAAgtgaataaaaatacaaaatttGAACCAAAGTACGATCCTTATCTTCTGAAATTGCAACTGGATATCCAACTAAGGAAACAGTTAGCTGAAGAGAATTACTTAAAAGAAGCTTTCATTAATTTGCAAAGTTCAGGTatgaaattagaaaaaatcatataCTCCAAAATTCAAAGCGTATTACAGAGATACTCAAGCTTGATTGATTCAGAGGCCCGACTAATGATCCACAATCTACGCCAAGAACTACAAAAGAGTATATTATCAAGACCACCAGAAGTGGAATGGGATCATTTCGTATCTCACCATCCAACATGTCTTCTAGATTGGAAGTCTAATGATCCAATTCCAAAAAAGCGAGATATATCAGATATTGTATATCCTAATATGAAATCACCACTAGCAAAATGTATCAAAATTGGCTTTCTTTATTACCTGATGGAAGCTAAAGAAAACTATGAGAAAGCTTACTTTATTCTAACATCTAATTATCTTCATAAATTCAACAGAGATGATTTTTTTGGGAAGAACGACGATTCTCACGATGAAGTTCAAAAATCTTGTATTGCAGGCTTTGTTCCAATATTCAGTATTTCTCTGAATGATTCAAAAGTTACCGAACTAACTGATACTTGTTTCCAAATATCAGGTAAACTCACCATCCCCAAACTGGGATCCTTCACTGGTAGAGTAGAGGAGGGCCTTCATTCTTCACCAGAGAATAATTGCGATGGTCCTAAAAAATCATCGTCAAAGTCAACATTTAAGAGGCTTTTGAAAAACACTAACGAGTCAAAGGAAGATCCCAGTAAAGATGAGcaaaataagaaatctTCTGAAATCAAAGTGCTAAATATAACTTTCAAGATAAACGAATCAGATCATTTAACCGAGGATGAGATCAAAGAATTGAGCAAGTGGCATAGGGAGATAAAAGCCTTGGCATCTTTCGATTCTACAAGTGCACGGTCACAGTATATCCAAGCTAGACTTAACAAAATGCATTATCGCTCAAAAGCAAGAACAATCCAAAAATCGCCATCAATGGATGGTAAGGAAGTACTAGATGACGAACTCTTTGATGCCACTAACAACCCATCAAATTCTACATATACTTTTCCAGGTAGAAATACTCCACGGTATATCGAACTTCCAGGTCAACCTATCCCGTTGTTATCTGACCAAAAATTTAGTCCTCTGTCAAAAGTCAATACGCCTGCTATCGATGATGATGGCAACTTGATAACGGTTAGCGGTCATAAATATTCGGCAAATAGGCAACTTTGTCTCCCTTCTTCTCATACTTTACCTACAACACCTGCCTCTCAAAGATCGTTGAATACAGGTTATTTCGAATCATCTCCGAAGTTTGCTGACAAATCAATAACCAACGCAAATACTAATTCCATGGAAGACGGACATGCATCCACTAAATATCTGGCTCACCGAAGAAATACATCTCTTACTcaatcaatattatcaaccGATTCCCAATTCACAAAGGAAGACCTCACCCGATTTTCCATCAAAGAAAACCCAAATGCCAATTATTTCAAAGAGATTAACAATATGGACAAGAGTGATTTTGCTGAGGATGGATTGCGTAGAGCAGACCTAATAACTGAACATAACTTGAATAGGACTGGAACCGACGAATGGAAGAATAacataaataataatatttccaaAGTTGTACTCAACGATAAATTTCAAAGGAACTGTCCGGATATATCTGGTAGTTCTGGTGACGGTCCAATTCTTACCGAAGAATCAAATCAAGATCAGGGAATACAGAACATAGGCTTTAAAAAAGTATACAGTACTGGAAGTGCAGGTGATTCgtatttgaataaaaatgaaatcaatcCAAACTCTCATGGAATGAGGACACATCCGATATTGAAACACAAGAAAGGATTATCTCTCAATGCTTTAAATGGTATCGTGCTTCCGAAACAACTAAACCGGACGATGAGCAACCCAGTCACTAAGCAACAAGAATCTAAACAGTGCAATTCAATCAAACTAAACCAGtccatatatttttga
- the NDAI0A04740 gene encoding uncharacterized protein (similar to Saccharomyces cerevisiae VAS1 (YGR094W); ancestral locus Anc_3.433) gives MADLDGLPPVDPTTGEIIINPLKEDGTAKTVKEIEKEKKKAEKLLKFAAKQAKKKEAAANNANNASKKAKKPKKEVEPIPEFVDKTVPGEKKVLVSLDDPSLKAYNPANVESSWYDWWVKSGFFEPEFTEDGKIKPEGLFCIPAPPPNVTGALHIGHALTISIQDTLIRYNRMKGKTVLFLPGFDHAGIATQSVVEKQMWAKEKKTRHDYGRTDFVNKVWEWKEEYHNRIKNQIQNLGASYDWTREAFTLDPKLTNSVVEAFVRLHDDGTIYRAARLVNWSVKLNTAISNLEVENKDVKGRTLLSVPGYDEKVEFGVLTSFAYPVADSETDEKLIIATTRPETLFGDTAIAVHPDDARYTHLHGKFVQHPFLPRKIPIILDKEAVDMEFGTGAVKITPAHDQNDYNTGKRHNLEFINILTDDGLLNENCGPEWEGMKRFDARKKVIEELKKKGLYIGQEDNEMTIPTCSRSGDIIEPLLKPQWWVAQGDMAKEAIKAVRNGDITITPRSSEAEYFHWLENIQDWCISRQLWWGHRCPVYFIKVEGQENDPNDGSYWVAGRNIEEAQKKANAKFPDTKFTLEQDEDVLDTWFSSGLWPFSTLGWPEKTKDMENFYPFSMLETGWDILFFWVSRMILLGLKLTGSIPFKEVFCHSLVRDAQGRKMSKSLGNVVDPLDVISGIKLDDLHAKLLSGNLDPREVEKAKLGQKESYPNGIPQCGTDAMRFALCAYTTGGRDINLDILRVEGYRKFCNKIYQATKFALMRLGDDYQPPAQEGLSGKESLVEKWILHKLTTTAKSVNSDLDKRDFLNSTSAIYEFWYMVCDVYIENSKYLIQEGTPEEQKSTKDTLYTLIDNALRLIHPFMPFVSEEMWQRLPKRSSEKAITIVKASYPVYIKEYDNEDAVNAYELVLDVTKEARSLLAEFNILKNGEVFIESNDEKSFETTTSQKDSIVSMIKAINKVTVVHKSSEIPEGCVLKAVNPDVNVHLLVKGHVDIDAEITKAGKKLEKAIKSKQNLEQTMNRKDYESKANVQAKEANKVKLDNSVAEIEGLEATIENLKRLKL, from the coding sequence ATGGCTGATTTAGACGGATTACCACCAGTGGACCCAACTACGGGagaaattatcatcaacCCATTAAAAGAAGATGGTACTGCCAAGACGGtaaaggaaattgaaaaggaaaagaagaaagctgaaaaattattgaaatttgcTGCCAAGCAagcaaagaagaaggaagcTGCCGCCAATAACGCTAACAATGCTTCCAAAAAGGCCAAGAAACCAAAGAAAGAAGTCGAACCAATTCCTGAATTCGTCGATAAGACTGTCCCAGGTGAAAAGAAAGTACTTGTCTCTCTGGACGATCCATCTTTGAAAGCTTATAATCCTGCTAATGTAGAAAGTTCTTGGTACGATTGGTGGGTTAAGTCTGGATTCTTTGAGCCAGAATTCACTGAAGATGGGAAGATCAAACCAGAAGGTTTGTTCTGTATTCCTGCCCCTCCACCAAATGTTACAGGTGCTTTACATATCGGACATGCTTTGACTATTTCTATTCAAGATACTTTGATTAGATATAACAGAATGAAGGGGAAGACTGTGTTGTTCTTGCCAGGTTTCGATCATGCTGGTATCGCTACGCAGTCCGTTGTTGAAAAACAAATGTGGGccaaggaaaagaaaactaGACATGATTATGGTAGAACTGACTTTGTTAACAAAGTTTGGGAAtggaaagaagaatatcATAACAGAATTAAGAACCAAATTCAAAACTTGGGTGCCTCTTACGATTGGACTCGTGAAGCTTTCACGTTGGATCCAAAATTAACTAATTCCGTTGTCGAAGCTTTCGTTAGATTACATGATGATGGTACCATTTACCGTGCTGCTAGATTAGTTAATTGGTCTGTAAAGTTGAACACTGCCATTTCTAATTTGGAagttgaaaataaagatgttAAAGGTAGAACTCTATTAAGTGTTCCAGGTTATGATGAAAAGGTCGAATTTGGTGTCTTAACTTCTTTTGCTTACCCAGTTGCTGACTCTGAAactgatgaaaaattaatcaTTGCTACTACCAGACCAGAAACTTTGTTCGGTGATACTGCTATTGCCGTTCATCCAGATGATGCTCGTTACACCCATTTACACGGTAAATTTGTTCAACATCCATTCTTACCAAGAAAGATTCCAATTATCTTAGACAAAGAAGCTGTTGATATGGAATTCGGTACTGGTGCTGTTAAGATTACTCCAGCTCATGACCAAAACGATTACAACACTGGTAAACGTcataatttggaattcaTTAACATCTTGACTGATGACGgtttattgaatgaaaattgTGGTCCAGAATGGGAGGGTATGAAAAGATTCGACGCTAGAAAGAAGgtcattgaagaattaaagaagaagggtTTGTACATTGGTCAAGAAGACAATGAAATGACCATTCCAACATGTTCTAGATCGGGTGATATTATTGAACCATTATTGAAACCACAATGGTGGGTTGCTCAAGGTGACATGGCCAAGGAAGCTATCAAGGCTGTTAGAAATGGTGATATTACCATTACTCCAAGGTCTTCTGAAGCTGAATATTTCCATTGGTTAGAAAATATCCAAGATTGGTGTATTTCCAGACAATTATGGTGGGGTCACCGTTGTCCAGTTTACTTCATCAAGGTTGAAGGCCAAGAAAATGATCCAAATGATGGCTCTTACTGGGTTGCTGGTagaaatattgaagaagctCAAAAAAAGGCTAATGCTAAATTCCCAGATACCAAATTCACTCTGGAACAAGATGAGGATGTCTTAGATACTTGGTTCTCATCAGGCCTATGGCCATTTTCCACTTTAGGATGGCCAGAAAAGACTAAAGATATGGAAAACTTCTATCCATTCTCAATGTTAGAAACTGGTTGGGATATCTTATTCTTCTGGGTCAGTAGAATGATTTTGTTAGGTCTCAAATTAACTGGTTCCATTCCATTCAAAGAAGTTTTCTGTCACTCTTTAGTTCGTGATGCTCAAGGCCGGAAGATGTCTAAATCCTTAGGTAATGTTGTCGATCCATTGGATGTTATATCTGGTATCAAATTGGATGATTTACATgctaaattattatcaggTAATTTGGACCCAAGAGAAGTAGAAAAGGCTAAGTTAGGTCAAAAGGAATCATACCCTAACGGTATTCCTCAATGTGGTACAGATGCTATGAGATTTGCTTTATGCGCTTACACGACTGGTGGTCGTGATATCAATTTAGATATTTTACGTGTTGAAGGTTACAGAAAGTTCTGTAACAAGATTTACCAAGCTACTAAATTTGCCTTAATGAGATTAGGTGACGATTACCAACCACCTGCTCAAGAAGGTTTATCTGGTAAGGAATCCTTAGTTGAAAAATGGATTTTACATAAATTAACCACTACAGCCAAGTCAGTCAATTCTGATCTTGATAAACGTGATTTCTTAAACTCCACCAGTGCGATCTATGAATTCTGGTACATGGTTTGTGATGTTTACATCGAAAACtcgaaatatttaattcaagAAGGTACTCctgaagaacaaaaatcTACTAAGGATACTTTATACACTTTGATAGATAATGCGTTAAGATTAATCCATCCATTTATGCCATTCGTCTCTGAAGAAATGTGGCAACGTCTTCCAAAACGTTCCTCTGAAAAGGCTATTACTATTGTCAAGGCATCATACCCTGTTTACATCAAAGAATATGACAACGAAGACGCTGTTAATGCTTATGAACTAGTTTTGGATGTTACCAAGGAAGCACGTTCTTTACTAGCtgaattcaatattctAAAGAATGGTGAAGTCTTTATTGAATCGAACGATGAAAAATCCTTCGAAACCACTACTTCTCAAAAGGACTCCATTGTTTCTATGATCAAGGCCATCAATAAGGTTACTGTCGTTCACAAGAGCTCTGAAATTCCAGAAGGTTGTGTCTTGAAAGCTGTTAATCCAGATGTCAATGTTCATTTATTGGTTAAAGGCCatgttgatattgatgCTGAAATTACTAAAGCTGgaaagaaattggaaaaggCTATTAAATCCAAACAGAATCTAGAGCAAACTATGAACCGTAAGGATTACGAAAGTAAAGCTAATGTTCAAGCCAAAGAAGCCAACAAGGTCAAACTAGACAACAGTGTCGCTGAGATCGAAGGTTTAGAAGCTACTATTGAAAACTTGAAGCGTTTGAAATTATAG
- the PIS1 gene encoding CDP-diacylglycerol--inositol 3-phosphatidyltransferase (similar to Saccharomyces cerevisiae PIS1 (YPR113W); ancestral locus Anc_3.436), which translates to MSSKQPTESAPGPITAKAVLWYIPNQIGYMRVLTAIISFFTMANHPVMTGLVYTVSCLLDALDGTMARKYNQVSSLGAVLDMVTDRSTTSGLICFLCYKFPNLCVILQILISLDISSHYMHMYATLSSGGSSHKQVGKESSRLLHLYYTRRDVLFTICFFNESFYGGLYLYGFESYKTFGKWVLLISLPGYIFKQVANVIQLQRAALILASSDAANANEKAKSN; encoded by the coding sequence ATGAGTTCCAAACAACCTACTGAATCCGCCCCAGGCCCAATCACCGCCAAGGCCGTACTATGGTACATCCCAAATCAAATTGGGTACATGCGTGTCTTAACAGctattatttcatttttcactATGGCAAATCATCCCGTCATGACTGGTCTTGTCTATACtgtttcttgtttattGGATGCCCTTGATGGTACCATGGCAAGAAAATACAATCAAGTTAGTAGTTTAGGTGCTGTTTTGGATATGGTCACTGATAGATCTACTACTTCTGGtttaatttgtttcttaTGTTACAAGTTCCCAAACTTATGCGttattcttcaaatcttgATCTCATTAGATATTTCAAGTCATTATATGCATATGTATGCTACTTTAAGCAGTGGTGGTAGTTCACATAAACAGGTTGGTAAGGAATCCTCTAGATTATTACATTTGTACTATACTAGAAGAGATGTTTTGTTTACAATTTgctttttcaatgaaagCTTCTATGGTGGTCTTTACTTGTACGGCTTTGAAAGTTACAAGACGTTTGGTAAGTGGGTTCTTTTGATTAGTTTACCAGGTTACATTTTCAAACAAGTGGCCAATGTTATCCAATTGCAAAGAGCTGCATTGATCCTGGCCTCAAGTGATGCTGCTAATGCTAACGAAAAGGCTAAATCCAATTAA
- the MRD1 gene encoding RNA-binding ribosome biosynthesis protein MRD1 (similar to Saccharomyces cerevisiae MRD1 (YPR112C); ancestral locus Anc_3.432), which translates to MSRIIVKGLPTFLTDDNLKTHFNKRLSTTHKGKSDNLITDVKVLRDRNGESRRFAFIGYRNEEDAFDAVNYFNGSYINTAKIEVSMAKSFADPRVPQPMKEKKREAYKRFREKEEKLLGEENDKKLRKKNDVKEKHISIDAEIQKNKQLQEFIETMKPSNKVPSWEKATTDDFDSASVRDADKEGDDDDEMPGNSLLAQALALNNKSDTVKLQENESDDDYADFNAKNDDNEDVEETEPMMSLDQVEPTEGDDKELAKDEKVSDLDWLKQRSVRIREGESEAAKPSRSTEQKPIEQEEKEKDAVTEEITEQEHEINEEEKIIEKINNTGRLFLRNILYSSTEEDFRKLFSPFGELEEVHIALDTRTGQSKGFAYILFKDPKDALQAYIELDKQIFQGRLLHILPADERKTHRLDEFDLKNMPLKKQRELKKKDNASRQTFSWNSLYMSQDAVLGSVASKLGLKKSELIDPENSSSAVKQALAEAHVIGDVRKYFESKGVDLTKFAELKGSDQRDHRTILVKNFPFGTTREEIGELFSPFGEIERLLMPAAGTIAIVQFRDVTSGRAAFSKLAFKRFKDGIIYLEKGPKDCFTRNAETSDSVDVEANQTAVVEIKDSVKDIMDGTKEGDETGEGEEAIVDGPTVSIFIKNLNFSTSSSDLTSRFKVFNGFVVAQVKTKPDPKHPNKTLSMGFGFAEFRTKEQANAVIAAMDGTVIDGHKIQLKLSHRQGTKGNNTSSKNKTKSAKIIVKNLPFEATRKDVFELFNSFGQLKSVRVPKKFDKSARGFAFIEFLLPKEAENAMDQLQGVHLLGRRLVMQYAQEDAADAEEEIARMTKKVQKTSRLH; encoded by the coding sequence ATGTCACGTATTATCGTCAAAGGTCTACCAACTTTCTTAACCGATGACAATCTAAAGACACATTTCAACAAAAGATTAAGCACCACACATAAGGGGAAATCAGATAACCTTATAACTGATGTCAAGGTTCTAAGGGATAGGAATGGTGAGAGTAGAAGGTTTGCATTCATTGGGTATCGTAATGAGGAAGACGCATTCGATGCAGTGAATTACTTTAATGGGTCATATATTAACACTGCCAAGATTGAAGTGTCTATGGCGAAAAGTTTTGCTGATCCTAGAGTACCACAACCTATgaaggagaagaaaaggGAGGCATATAAGAGATTCAGAGAGAAGGAAGAGAAATTGTTAGGTGAGGAGAATGATAAGAAGttgaggaagaagaatgaTGTCAAAGAGAAACATATTTCTATTGATGCGGAAATACAAAAGAATAAACAATTGCAAGAGTTTATTGAAACTATGAAACCTAGTAATAAAGTTCCTTCTTGGGAAAAGGCTACCACAGATGATTTCGATAGTGCGTCTGTTCGTGATGCTGATAAAgaaggtgatgatgatgatgagatGCCTGGGAATTCTCTTTTAGCACAAGCATTGGCTCTTAATAATAAGTCTGATACAGTTAAACTTCAAGAAAATGAGAGTGACGATGATTATGCTGATTTCAACGCGAAAAACGATGATAACGAAGACGTGGAAGAAACAGAACCAATGATGTCCCTTGACCAAGTCGAACCTACTGAAGGTGATGATAAGGAATTAGCCAAAGACGAGAAAGTGTCTGATCTGGATTGGTTGAAACAAAGAAGTGTTAGAATTAGAGAAGGTGAAAGTGAAGCGGCAAAACCATCCAGGTCTACTGAGCAAAAACCGATcgaacaagaagaaaaagagaagGACGCAGTAACGGAAGAAATTACTGAACAAGAACatgaaataaatgaagaagaaaaaataattgaaaaaataaataatactgGCCGTCTTTTCCTTCGTAATATCCTTTATTCTTCaacagaagaagatttcAGGAAACTTTTTAGTCCATTTGGTGAATTAGAAGAGGTTCATATAGCTTTAGATACAAGAACTGGTCAATCCAAAGGTTTTGCatacattttatttaaagatcCAAAGGATGCACTCCAAGCTTACATTGAATTagataaacaaattttccaaGGTAGACTTTTACATATATTACCAGCTGATGAGAGAAAAACACATCGTTTGGATGAATTCGACCTGAAAAATATGCCTTTAAAGAAGCAAAGggaattaaagaagaaagataatGCCTCTAGACAAACGTTCTCATGGAATTCACTTTATATGAGCCAAGATGCTGTATTAGGAAGTGTTGCAAGTAAATTAGGTTTAAAGAAATCAGAATTAATTGACCCAGAAAATTCAAGTTCCGCAGTTAAGCAAGCTTTAGCAGAAGCCCATGTTATCGGTGACgttagaaaatattttgaatctAAGGGCGTAGATTTGACAAAGTTTGCAGAATTAAAAGGTTCCGATCAAAGAGATCATAGAACGATATTAGTAAAAAACTTCCCATTCGGAACAACTAGAGAGGAAATTGGTGAATTATTTTCTCCATTTggtgaaattgaaagattattgaTGCCTGCTGCCGGTACTATTGCAATTGTACAATTCAGGGACGTTACTTCTGGTAGAGCAGCATTTAGTAAACTAGCCttcaaaagatttaaagatggtataatatatttagaAAAAGGTCCAAAGGATTGTTTCACAAGAAATGCTGAGACATCGGATTCCGTGGACGTTGAAGCTAATCAAACTGCGGTAGTAGAAATAAAGGATTCCGTCAAGGATATTATGGACGGAACCAAAGAGGGCGATGAAACTGGTGAAGGGGAAGAAGCCATTGTAGATGGTCCAACTGTGTCTATTTtcataaaaaatttgaatttctcAACGTCTTCTTCAGACCTTACGAGTAGATTTAAAGTATTCAATGGTTTTGTGGTTGCCCAAGTTAAAACAAAACCTGACCCAAAACATCCGAATAAAACACTTTCGATGGGTTTTGGTTTTGCTGAATTTAGAACAAAAGAACAAGCAAATGCAGTCATTGCAGCAATGGACGGTACAGTTATAGATGGGCATAAAATCCAACTAAAATTATCTCATAGACAAGGtacaaaaggaaataaTACGTCTAGTAAGAATAAAACTAAAAGTGCGAAGATTATTGTTAAGAATTTACCATTTGAAGCCACTAGAAAAGATGTATTTGAGTTATTTAATTCGTTTGGACAATTGAAATCTGTTAGGGTGCCAAAGAAGTTTGATAAATCTGCAAGAGGTTTTGCATTTATCGAATTTCTGTTACCAAAGGAGGCTGAGAATGCCATGGATCAATTACAAGGTGTCCATTTATTAGGTCGTAGGTTAGTCATGCAATACGCCCAGGAAGATGCTGCAGATGccgaagaagaaattgctCGTATGACAAAGAAGGTACAAAAAACAAGCCGTCTCCACTGA